The genomic window TGTTAAATACCTATTTGCTTTTTCAATATCCCCTTCTGAAATGAGATGTCTTATACTAGAACTACTTATTATTTCATCATTTTCCTTTACAGGATCAATAACATAAACTTCAAATCCTAGTCTATCTCCCAACTCACGAAGTAAATCTACATCTCCCAAATTTTTATATCCAAATCTATTATTAAATCCTACAACTACCCCCTGCACATTGTAACAATTAATTAATTTTTCAACGTACTCCTCAGGGGTTATTTTCATAAACTCTTCATCAAAATTAGCATAATTAACGATATCTATACCAATGTCCTTTAAAAGTTTTGATTTAATTTCGTTATTTATTATTAATTTAGGAGCTATCTCCTCATTGATAATAGTTAGCGGATGATTTTTGAATGTAAAAACCATACTTTTGCATTTGTTTTTTTTCGCCAGATTAATAGTTTTATTTATCAAACTCATATGACCTAAATGAAGTCCATCAAAACTTCCTAATGCTAGATACGTTTTTTCCTTCAAACGCAAACTAAAATTATCTTCGTATATAATCATATCCCCAACCTCTATATCAGTAGTTTTTCCATTTTAAGTCCATAATCACTTCTTTTTCCTAAACCTAAAAACTCTTCATTTTCGCTATAAATCCTATATAATGAATTTTTCTCTATACCAGCTAATAAAGATTTATCTTTTACTTGAACACCATTAATTAATAGTCTCTTACACTTATCATCGACTTTAATTTTACTATAGTTTATCAAAGCTTCCTCTATAGGGATTAAACTTTGCGAAAAATTTGATTCACTCAGTTCTTCTAATAATATAGAATTACCCTTTGTAAAACTGCCACTTTGTACTCTTTCTAATTCCCACATAGAAGCCCCACATCCAAGTTTTTCACCTATATCATAACACAGGCTTCTTATATATGTACCTTTTGAACATTTAACTTCAAACTCCACATAGGGTAATTTAATTTTCAAAATATCTATATAATAAATAGTAATATTTCTAGCTTGTCTTTCTATCTCTATACCTTTACGTGCAAGTTCATAAAGCTTCTTACCTTGTACCTTTATAGCAGAATACATAGGCGGTACTTGAGGTATTTCACCAATAAAAGAATTAATTATGCTCTTTATGTCATTTTCTGAAACATTTACTTCATTAATTTCTAGTGTTTTACCTTCTTTATCATAAGTATCTGTTAGAACTCCAAGCTTCATTTTAGCTTTGTAGACTTTATTACCTTTCATTATGTAATCAACTATTTTCGTTCCCTTGCCTATACAAATAGGAAGCACACCGCATGCTAAAGGATCTAACGTGCCTGTGTGACCTACTTTCTTAGTTTTAGCAATTTTTCTTACTGCCCTTACAACATCAAAAGATGTTATACCTATAGGTTTATAAATATTTATTACTCCGTCCATCATACCAACTCTTTTTCTATATCTTTAATTAATATATCCTTGATTTCTTCAACACTATTATTAACTGAAAATCCAGCAGCTCTTACATGACCGCCACCGCCAAATTTTTCAGCTATTTTTCTTACATCTACTATATTTTTAGATCTTAAACTTACCTTTACTCCATCTTCCGTTTCTTTTAACAAAATTGTTACTTCAACAGTATTAATTCTTCCACCTATAGACACAATATCAGAAGTATCACCTTTATTCATATTATATTCTTCTAACACGTCTTGTGTAAGTTC from Clostridium sp. MB40-C1 includes these protein-coding regions:
- a CDS encoding bifunctional riboflavin kinase/FAD synthetase, giving the protein MIIYEDNFSLRLKEKTYLALGSFDGLHLGHMSLINKTINLAKKNKCKSMVFTFKNHPLTIINEEIAPKLIINNEIKSKLLKDIGIDIVNYANFDEEFMKITPEEYVEKLINCYNVQGVVVGFNNRFGYKNLGDVDLLRELGDRLGFEVYVIDPVKENDEIISSSSIRHLISEGDIEKANRYLTRAFMLEGKVIRGNQVGRKMNFPTVNLDYDKKFVLPRGGVYYTVVEYNGIPYKGITNVGYNPTVKNKKLSIETHMLEFNKEIYGQDIKVFFLKRIRDEKRFNSLEELSAQIKKDKNYAKDQKNILHFVTYLL
- the truB gene encoding tRNA pseudouridine(55) synthase TruB, giving the protein MDGVINIYKPIGITSFDVVRAVRKIAKTKKVGHTGTLDPLACGVLPICIGKGTKIVDYIMKGNKVYKAKMKLGVLTDTYDKEGKTLEINEVNVSENDIKSIINSFIGEIPQVPPMYSAIKVQGKKLYELARKGIEIERQARNITIYYIDILKIKLPYVEFEVKCSKGTYIRSLCYDIGEKLGCGASMWELERVQSGSFTKGNSILLEELSESNFSQSLIPIEEALINYSKIKVDDKCKRLLINGVQVKDKSLLAGIEKNSLYRIYSENEEFLGLGKRSDYGLKMEKLLI